A genomic segment from Actinomadura hallensis encodes:
- a CDS encoding 3-hydroxybutyrate dehydrogenase, whose protein sequence is MTSVEPRQAAAGTSGTLDLSGRRALVTGGASGIGRACARRLAAAGADVVVADIDGEAAERAAEEVGGVPLLADLADTDALDGLAAGVDILVNNAGVQHVAPVHDFPPETFARIMRLMVEAPFRLVRDALPGMYERGWGRIINISSVHGLRASPFKSAYVTAKHGLEGLSKVIALEAAPHGVTSNCVNPAYVRTPLVERQIADQARAHGMPPDEVIERVMLEHAAVKRLIEPDEVAELVAYLCSPFASMVTGASLSLDGGWTAH, encoded by the coding sequence GACGAGCGTGGAGCCGCGGCAGGCCGCCGCGGGGACTTCGGGGACGCTGGATCTGTCGGGCCGCAGGGCCCTGGTCACCGGCGGCGCGAGCGGCATCGGCCGGGCGTGCGCGCGGCGGCTGGCGGCGGCGGGCGCGGACGTGGTGGTGGCGGACATCGACGGCGAGGCCGCGGAGCGGGCCGCCGAGGAGGTCGGCGGCGTCCCGCTGCTCGCCGACCTCGCCGACACCGACGCGCTCGACGGGCTCGCAGCGGGCGTCGACATCCTGGTGAACAACGCGGGCGTCCAGCATGTGGCGCCCGTCCACGACTTCCCGCCGGAGACGTTCGCGCGGATCATGCGGCTGATGGTGGAGGCGCCGTTCCGCCTGGTCCGGGACGCGCTGCCCGGCATGTACGAGCGGGGCTGGGGCCGCATCATCAACATCTCGTCCGTGCACGGGCTGCGGGCGTCGCCGTTCAAGTCCGCCTATGTGACCGCCAAGCACGGCCTGGAAGGGCTGTCCAAGGTGATCGCGCTGGAGGCCGCTCCCCACGGAGTGACGTCCAACTGCGTCAACCCCGCGTATGTCCGGACCCCCTTGGTGGAGCGTCAGATCGCGGACCAGGCGCGCGCGCACGGCATGCCTCCGGACGAGGTCATAGAACGAGTCATGCTTGAACACGCGGCGGTGAAACGGCTGATCGAGCCCGACGAAGTGGCGGAACTCGTCGCCTACCTTTGCTCCCCGT